In Salmo salar chromosome ssa03, Ssal_v3.1, whole genome shotgun sequence, a single genomic region encodes these proteins:
- the scg2 gene encoding Secretogranin-2 precursor — protein sequence MLSLFKLSTGKAVVLACLLLHAFSVQGASRPRHHRLRGGEAEELQPAVYPPSPDMIKALEYIESLKQRTDGGQEREEPTKDYDEVEKFRILLQLASLQGEGAHERQSSPPAQRQQDIPAEQLVRALLRTLQEQPASPPRPALVVPVNDRRVHRHPSASTGSPVNTPAYSGFPRPHKKYPLMFEDEENRDSSKRATEDLKEKYTPQSLTNLRSIFKELRKPSTSNSQKRQIFDDDDDLFSPRNLAYENVAGGEEWIPVEENVETEEVVNRSHEEFDRALQQNYDEEEEEKGDGMQMQRRAGQNKEDPDTKLVDYYLLKILGMSKHETANRQAGEQKKRLIRHPLVDPRALNELLKISLKLHIPPEDLIDMLITEEIRKLDHHPQAITRYTTSSKPKIRYYSRRLPVKNTPEDMDEENFLNIVEMETISNDYPVNRRLLKSAPSPPRVSAPPAPARVLAPAPPPAAAPKVPSSSGRRENLFMSELNKMPFKRESANDDEADEDEMMTFLAAKILTKYPSTISKRNTQSQANGQFPYELYEQAMKDYFDQADTTTKRDSEGNEEVVEPAEIQVKDQVPQETAAPETEEEKEHHGKPVAGM from the coding sequence ATGCTGTCACTCTTCAAACTATCCACAGGAAAAGCTGTTGTTCTCGcctgcctcctcctccatgcattCTCTGTGCAGGGCGCGTCCCGCCCTCGCCACCACAGGCTCAGAGGTGGGGAGGCCGAAGAACTGCAACCCGCCGTCTACCCGCCCAGCCCCGACATGATCAAAGCCCTGGAGTACATCGAGAGCCTGAAGCAGCGGACAGATGGGGgccaagagagagaggagccaacAAAAGACTATGATGAGGTCGAGAAGTTCCGCATTCTCCTCCAGCTCGCCTCTCTCCAGGGCGAAGGCGCACACGAAAGGCAGTCCTCCCCGCCGGCCCAGAGGCAGCAGGACATCCCGGCTGAGCAGTTGGTGAGAGCCTTGCTCAGGACCCTCCAGGAGCAGCCCGCTAGTCCCCCCAGACCCGCCCTTGTGGTGCCGGTGAATGACCGCCGCGTGCACAGGCACCCCTCAGCGAGCACAGGCAGCCCCGTGAACACGCCTGCCTACAGTGGCTTCCCGAGGCCGCACAAGAAGTACCCACTGATGTTCGAGGACGAGGAAAATAGAGACAGCTCCAAGCGCGCCACAGAGGACCTGAAGGAAAAATACACCCCTCAGAGCCTCACCAACCTGCGATCCATCTTCAAAGAGCTGCGGAAACCATCCACCTCCAACAGCCAGAAGCGCCAAATCTTTGACGATGATGACGATTTATTCAGTCCGAGGAACCTGGCCTACGAGAACGTGGCGGGTGGGGAGGAGTGGATTCCTGTAGAGGAGAATGTCGAGACAGAGGAGGTGGTGAACAGGAGCCACGAGGAGTTCGACAGGGCTCTGCAGCAGAACtatgacgaggaggaggaagagaagggcgACGGAATGCAGATGCAACGCAGAGCCGGCCAGAATAAAGAGGACCCCGATACTAAACTAGTAGATTATTACCTGTTAAAGATCCTGGGAATGAGCAAACATGAGACAGCCAATAGGCAAGCCGGAGAGCAAAAAAAGAGACTAATCCGCCACCCCCTGGTGGACCCCCGGGCCCTGAACGAGCTGTTAAAGATCTCCCTCAAACTCCACATCCCCCCTGAGGACCTTATCGACATGCTGATCACTGAGGAAATCAGAAAACTAGACCATCACCCACAAGCTATCACCCGCTACACGACCAGCAGCAAACCGAAGATCAGATACTACAGCCGGAGACTGCCAGTCAAAAACACTCCTGAAGACATGGACGAGGAAAACTTCCTGAATATCGTCGAAATGGAAACCATCAGCAACGACTATCCTGTGAATCGGCGGCTGCTCAAGAGTGCCCCTTCCCCGCCCCGAGTTTCAGCACCACCCGCCCCGGCGAGAGTTTTAGCACCAGCACCGCCTCCCGCGGCTGCTCCAAAAGTCCCATCCTCATCCGGCCGAAGGGAAAACTTATTTATGTCGGAGCTCAACAAGATGCCTTTTAAGAGAGAATCTGCCAACGATGATGAGGCGGACGAAGATGAGATGATGACATTTCTGGCGGCCAAAATATTAACTAAGTACCCCAGCACGATCAGCAAACGCAACACCCAATCTCAGGCGAACGGACAGTTTCCTTACGAGCTATACGAACAAGCCATGAAAGATTACTTTGACCAAGCGGACACAACGACAAAGAGAGATTCAGAGGGTAATGAGGAGGTAGTGGAGCCCGCGGAGATCCAGGTGAAAGATCAGGTTCCACAGGAGACCGCAGCTCCAGAGACGGAGGAGGAAAAGGAGCATCACGGAAAACCGGTTGCTGGAATGTAG
- the ap1s3 gene encoding AP-1 complex subunit sigma-3 (The RefSeq protein has 1 substitution compared to this genomic sequence), producing MTHFLLLFSRQGKLRLQKWFTPIPEREKKKIVRDMTTMVLGRKPRSCNFLHWKDLKIVYKKYASLYFCCGLDAEENELLALEVLHRYVELLDKYFGNVCELDIIFNFEKAYFILDEFLLGGEVQETSKQVVSRSIEASDMLQETMEEYMSKPAF from the exons ATG ATGCATTTCCTGCTGCTCTTCAGTCGCCAAGGCAAGCTCCGCCTCCAGAAGTGGTTCACGCCCATCCCTGAGCGAGAGAAGAAGAAGATCGTCAGGGACATGACCACCATGGTGTTGGGACGGAAGCCACGCTCCTGCAACTTCCTGCATTGGAAAGACCTGAAGATCGTCTACAAGAA GTATGCCAGTCTGTATTTCTGCTGTGGTCTGGATGCTGAGGAGAATGAGCTATTAGCCCTGGAGGTGCTGCATCGCTATGTGGAGCTGTTGGACAAGTACTTTGGCAAC GTATGTGAGCTGGACATAATCTTTAACTTTGAAAAGGCTTACTTCATCCTGGATGAGTTTCTGTTGGGGGGAGAGGTACAGGAGACGTCCAAACAGGTCGTATCCCGCTCCATCGAGGCCTCAGACATGCTACAGGAG accaTGGAGGAATACATGAGCAAGCCTGCGTTCTAA
- the ap1s3 gene encoding AP-1 complex subunit sigma-3 isoform X1, protein MMHFLLLFSRQGKLRLQKWFTPIPEREKKKIVRDMTTMVLGRKPRSCNFLHWKDLKIVYKKYASLYFCCGLDAEENELLALEVLHRYVELLDKYFGNVCELDIIFNFEKAYFILDEFLLGGEVQETSKQVVSRSIEASDMLQEAEIDNSDYELELGWP, encoded by the exons ATG ATGCATTTCCTGCTGCTCTTCAGTCGCCAAGGCAAGCTCCGCCTCCAGAAGTGGTTCACGCCCATCCCTGAGCGAGAGAAGAAGAAGATCGTCAGGGACATGACCACCATGGTGTTGGGACGGAAGCCACGCTCCTGCAACTTCCTGCATTGGAAAGACCTGAAGATCGTCTACAAGAA GTATGCCAGTCTGTATTTCTGCTGTGGTCTGGATGCTGAGGAGAATGAGCTATTAGCCCTGGAGGTGCTGCATCGCTATGTGGAGCTGTTGGACAAGTACTTTGGCAAC GTATGTGAGCTGGACATAATCTTTAACTTTGAAAAGGCTTACTTCATCCTGGATGAGTTTCTGTTGGGGGGAGAGGTACAGGAGACGTCCAAACAGGTCGTATCCCGCTCCATCGAGGCCTCAGACATGCTACAGGAG GCTGAGATTGACAACAGTGATTATGAACTGGAGCTTGGATGGCCTTGA
- the dhrs12lb gene encoding dehydrogenase/reductase SDR family member 12 produces the protein MSFYRNIVWFLKGIHEYTRSGYEQAAKHFVAKELDVAVVGRSFIITGANSGIGKATATAIAKKGGTVHMLCRNKERAEKAKEDIVRETGNTEVYVHHLDMSETHKVWEFAESFKMQYPSLNVLINNAGCMVNKREVNDDGLEKNFATNTLGMYLLTQSLIPLLQKSRDARVITVTSGGMLVQKLQPDDLQSAKGSFDGTMVYAQNKRQQVVLTEQWAKHHPAIHFSVMHPGWADTPAVSASMPQFHQMMGDRLRSAEQGADTVVWLALTRAAGKTRSGKFFQDRRAVPAHLPLAWTHSSPEEVRSFMTQLEILAQAAKQPRTDTQPSFDPTY, from the exons ATGTCTTTCTATCGCAATATCGTTTGGTTTCTCAAAGGAATTCACGAATACACAAG GAGTGGCTATGAGCAAGCAGCTAAACACTTTGTGGCCAAGGAGCTGGATGTGGCTGTGGTAGGAAGGtccttcataataacaggagctaACAGTGGCATAGGGAAAGCCACTGCCACAGCTATAGCTAAGAAAG GTGGTACAGTCCACATGTTATGCAGGAACAAGGAGAGAGCTGAGAAGGCCAAAGAAGATATTGTCagggagacaggaaacaca GAAGTATACGTTCACCATCTGGATATGTCCGAGACACACAAGGTGTGGGAGTTTGCTGAATCCTTTAAGATGCAATACCCCTCCCTCAATGTGTTG ATTAATAATGCTGGGTGTATGGTGAACAAGAGAGAGGTGAACGatgatggtctggagaagaacTTTGCCACCAACACACTGG GAATGTATCTTCTCACCCAGAGCCTCATTCCACTACTTCAGAAGAGCAGGGATGCGAGGGTG ATAACAGTAACATCAGGGGGCATGCTGGTCCAGAAACTCCAACCTGATGACCTCCAGTCTGCAAAAGGTTCCTTTGACGGCACCATGGTCTACGCCCAGAATAAG AGACAGCAGGTGGTGCTGACAGAACAATGGGCCAAACACCACCCAGCCATCCACTTCTCCGTCATGCATCCTGGATGGGCTGACACACCAG CGGTTTCTGCATCTATGCCTCAGTTCCACCAGATGATGGGGGACAGGCTGCGTAGTGCAGAGCAGGGAGCTGACACTGTGGTGTGGCTGGCACTGACCCGTGCTGCTGGCAAAACACGCAGCGGAAAGTTCTTTCAAG aTCGGCGGGCGGTCCCGGCCCACCTGCCCCTGGCCTGGACCCACAGTTCTCCCGAGGAGGTCCGGTCCTTTATGACCCAGCTGGAGATCTTGGCCCAGGCTGCAAAGCAGCCTCGCACCGACACACAACCCAGTTTTGACCCAACTTATTGA